A single Streptomyces sp. Edi2 DNA region contains:
- a CDS encoding lamin tail domain-containing protein yields MFLHPSRVAMAVLGSAALAVTAALPASAAGHHAPHPTRSAVVLGTIQYDSPGRDDRSNRSLNAEWVTVKNTGRTPVNIKGWSLSDKSGHAYRFGNVRLNGHSQVRVHTGIGRDSRNDVYQDRRNYVWDNSRDEATLRNDRHRVIDTEAWGRRH; encoded by the coding sequence ATGTTTCTTCATCCCTCGCGTGTAGCCATGGCGGTGCTGGGCTCCGCGGCCCTGGCAGTGACCGCAGCCCTTCCGGCCAGCGCGGCCGGCCACCACGCTCCGCACCCCACGCGGTCCGCGGTGGTGCTCGGGACGATCCAGTACGACAGCCCCGGACGGGACGACCGCTCGAACCGGAGCCTGAACGCGGAGTGGGTCACGGTGAAGAACACCGGCCGCACACCCGTCAACATCAAGGGCTGGAGCCTGTCCGACAAGAGCGGGCACGCCTACCGATTCGGCAACGTGCGTCTGAACGGCCACAGCCAGGTCCGCGTCCACACCGGCATCGGCCGCGACAGCCGCAATGACGTCTACCAGGACCGCCGGAACTACGTCTGGGACAACAGCAGGGACGAAGCGACCCTGCGCAACGACCGCCACCGTGTCATCGACACCGAGGCGTGGGGGCGCCGTCACTGA
- a CDS encoding M64 family metallopeptidase, whose product MRSRTSTDICRRFSLRTAVTAGLAAAALAATAAAATAAPAQGAVTPPPHGNRTQQVEYFTGAAGHPRHTTVPASKPVSPSDRAAIAGDGDVTSIVQNGPVGAKLDVVFVGDGYTTAQQEDFHADVRAKWAKISAVEPYASYAGLFNVWAVDAVSNESGVSGDPTQDVVRDTALDSAFFCDGTERLLCVDTGKVEAYASKAPAADLVVVLANSTKYGGAGYNDISSQVGYDGIATASSDNDRSDQIAVHETGHSLGKLADEYDYGQSGTYSGPEPAEANLTTLSADQMTAQRQKWYRWIGQESPDGGAVGAFEGGGYYQYGLNRPTENSIMRTLGQKFNLPGREAMIAGFYRYASVLSSTVATDRAIPRRTRLHVGAPASAKVTWYVDGRERRAARGRYTVVVRALGVPADGRTHTVTARATDRTAAVRDPALRKQLSGKLSWRVSP is encoded by the coding sequence ATGCGCTCACGCACCTCCACCGACATCTGCAGACGCTTTTCCCTACGCACCGCGGTGACCGCCGGCCTCGCCGCGGCGGCGCTGGCTGCGACGGCCGCCGCGGCCACGGCAGCCCCAGCCCAGGGCGCCGTCACCCCGCCCCCGCACGGAAACCGCACCCAACAGGTCGAGTACTTCACCGGAGCGGCCGGTCACCCCCGGCACACCACCGTCCCGGCCTCGAAACCGGTCTCCCCCTCCGACAGGGCCGCGATCGCCGGCGACGGCGACGTCACCTCGATCGTGCAGAACGGCCCGGTCGGCGCCAAGCTCGATGTGGTCTTCGTCGGGGACGGCTACACCACCGCCCAGCAGGAGGACTTCCACGCGGACGTCCGCGCCAAGTGGGCCAAGATCTCTGCCGTCGAGCCCTATGCCTCGTACGCCGGACTGTTCAACGTCTGGGCCGTCGACGCCGTCTCCAACGAGTCCGGCGTCTCCGGGGACCCGACGCAGGACGTGGTCCGCGACACCGCCCTCGACTCCGCCTTCTTCTGCGACGGCACCGAGCGGCTGCTGTGCGTCGACACCGGCAAGGTCGAGGCGTACGCCTCCAAGGCCCCCGCGGCCGACCTCGTCGTGGTGCTCGCCAACTCCACCAAATACGGCGGCGCGGGGTACAACGACATCTCCTCGCAGGTCGGTTACGACGGGATCGCCACCGCCTCCTCGGACAACGACCGGTCCGACCAGATCGCGGTGCACGAGACGGGCCATTCACTCGGCAAGCTCGCCGACGAGTACGACTACGGCCAGTCCGGCACCTACTCCGGCCCCGAACCGGCCGAGGCCAACCTGACCACGCTCTCCGCCGACCAGATGACCGCTCAGCGGCAGAAGTGGTACCGCTGGATCGGCCAGGAATCGCCGGACGGCGGAGCGGTCGGCGCGTTCGAGGGCGGCGGCTACTACCAGTACGGGCTCAACCGCCCCACCGAGAACTCGATCATGCGGACACTCGGCCAGAAGTTCAACCTCCCCGGCCGCGAGGCGATGATCGCGGGCTTCTACCGCTATGCGAGCGTGCTGAGCAGCACCGTGGCCACCGACCGCGCCATACCGCGCAGGACGCGCCTCCATGTCGGCGCACCCGCCTCCGCAAAGGTGACGTGGTATGTCGACGGCCGCGAGCGCAGGGCCGCACGCGGCAGGTACACGGTCGTGGTGCGGGCCCTCGGCGTCCCGGCCGACGGCCGCACCCATACGGTCACGGCCAGGGCCACCGACCGTACGGCTGCCGTCCGTGACCCGGCACTGCGCAAGCAGCTCTCCGGGAAGCTGAGCTGGCGGGTCTCCCCCTGA